A region of Scleropages formosus chromosome 2, fSclFor1.1, whole genome shotgun sequence DNA encodes the following proteins:
- the top1b gene encoding DNA topoisomerase 1 isoform X2 has product MSGDHGHKDSKIDSGSRVNESHKHKDKHKDKEHRHKDHKKDREREKSKYSNSEHKEFSEKKHRDKDKVKHKDGSLERHKEKHKEKRKEEKIKSFSFDEKPKKEKENGFASPPRIKTETDGDSFYYSPKYEKSLKREHDDDDIEFKPKKIKVENEKKAKKRKQEEEDIEPKKKTKDKKTDETDGKKKAKKEPEEKWKWWEEERYTDGSKWKFLEHKGPVFAPPYEPLPSNVKFYYDGKHMKLSPQAEEVATFFAKMLDHEYTTKEVFRNNFFKDWKKEMTPEEKSKITNLSKCDFTEMSEYFKAQTEARKQMSKEEKQKIKEENERIVQEYGFCVMDNHKERIANFRIEPPGLFRGRGDHPKMGMLKRRIRPEDVIINCSKDSKHPKPPPGTKWKEVRHDNKVTWLVSWTENIQGSIKYIMLNPSSRIKGEKDWQKYETARRLKKCVDQIRAQYRDDWKSKEMRIRQRAVALYFIDKLALRAGNEKEEGETADTVGCCSLRVEHIKLYPELNGQEFVVEFDFLGKDSIRYYNTIPVEKRVFKNLQLFLENKQPEDDLFDRLNTSILNKHLQELMDGLTAKVFRTYNASITLQQQLKELTCPEDNTPAKILSYNRANRAVAILCNHQRAPPKTFEKSMQNLQSKIDAKKDQLADARRELKSAKADAKVRKDEKTKKAVETKKKAVQRIEEQLMKLEVQATDREENKQIALGTSKLNYLDPRITVAWCKKWNVTIEKIYNKTQREKFAWAIDMADKDFEF; this is encoded by the exons AatctcacaaacacaaagacaagcaTAAGGACAaagaacacaggcataaagacCACAAAAAAGACCGGGAACGGGAGAaatccaaatacagtaacag TGAACACAAGGAATTCTcagaaaagaaacacagagacaaagacaaagtgaagcacaaagATGGCAGCTTGGAGAGACACAAGGAAAAGcacaaggagaagaggaaagagGAGAAG ATCAAATCATTCAGTTTTGATGAAAAACcgaagaaagagaaagaaaatggattTGCCAG cCCTCCCCgtataaaaactgaaacagatggTGATAGCTTCTACTATTCTCCCAAATACGAGAAGTCACTAAAACGGGAACATGATGACGACGA CATTGAATTTAAGCCTAAAAAAATTAAGGTGGAGAATGAGAAGAAGgcaaaaaagaggaaacaagAAGAGGAA GACATAGAGCCAAAGAAGAAGACAAAGGACAAGAAAACAGATGAAACTGATGGCAAGAAGAAGGCTAAGAAAGAGCCAGAGGAAAAGTGGAAATG GTGGGAAGAGGAGCGGTACACTGATGGCTCAAAATGGAAGTTTCTAGAACACAAAGGTCCTGTCTTTGCCCCTCCCTATGAACCACTTCCCAGCAATGTCAAGTTTTATTATGATG GGAAGCACATGAAGCTTAGCCCCCAGGCCGAGGAAGTGGCCACATTCTTTGCCAAAATGCTGGACCACGAGTACACTACCAAGGAAGTCTTCCGCAACAACTTTTTTAAGGACTGGAAGAAG GAAATGACACCAGAAGAGAAATCCAAGATAACAAACTTAAGCAAATGTGATTTTACTGAAATGAGCGAATACTTCAAGGCTCAGACAGAGGCCCGAAAACAAATGTCAAAAGAGGAGAAGCAG AAAATAAAAGAGGAGAATGAGCGGATCGTGCAGGAGTACGGCTTCTGTGTGATGGACAACCACAAGGAGCGAATTGCCAACTTCCGTATTGAGCCACCAGGCCTGTTCCGTGGCCGAGGGGACCACCCCAAGATGGGCATGCTGAAGCGACGCATCCGGCCAGAGGACGTCATCATCAACTGCAGCAA GGATTCCAAGCACCCTAAACCTCCTCCAGGCACCAAGTGGAAGGAAGTGCGACATGACAACAAAGTGACATGGCTTGTATCCTGGACAGAAAACATTCAGGGCTCCATCAAGTACATCATGCTGAACCCCAGCTCCAGGATCAAG GGAGAAAAGGACTGGCAGAAGTATGAGACAGCTAGGAGGCTAAAGAAGTGTGTGGACCAGATCCGAGCACAGTACCGTGATGATTGGAAGTCGAAAGAGATGCGAATCCGACAGAGAGCCGTAGCACTTTACTTCATCGACAAG CTGGCCCTGAGGGCAGGGAatgagaaggaggagggagaaacGGCAGACACTGTGGGCTGCTGCTCACTGCGGGTGGAGCACATTAAGCTCTACCCCGAGCTGAATGGCCAAGAGTTTGTGGTGGAGTTTGACTTCCTTGGAAAAGACTCCATCCGCTACTACAACACCATTCCTGTGGAGAAGAGG gtttttaagaatttacagttattcctGGAAAACAAGCAGCCTGAGGATGACCTTTTTGACCGCCTCAAT ACCTCTATTCTTAACAAGCACCTTCAGGAACTCATGGACGGACTGACAGCTAAAGTGTTCCGAACCTACAATGCCTCCATcaccctgcagcagcagctgaaggagcTGACCTGCC CTGAAGACAACACACCTGCAAAGATCTTGTCCTACAACCGGGCCAACCGTGCTGTGGCCATCCTGTGTAACCACCAGCGAGCCCCCCCTAAGACCTTTGAGAAATCCATGCAAAACCTGCAGAGCAAG ATAGATGCAAAGAAAGATCAGCTAGCTGATGCCAGAAGAGAACTAAAAAGTGCCAAGGCTGATGCCAAAGTACGGAAAGATGAGAAGACCAAAAA AGCTGTGGAGACCAAGAAAAAGGCTGTGCAGAGAATAGAGGAGCAGTTAATGAAGCTTGAAGTACAGGCAACCGACCGTGAGGAGAATAAGCAAATTGCTTTGGGCACCTCTAAACTCAATTATCTGGACCCCCGGATTACAGTAGCCTG GTGCAAGAAGTGGAATGTGACCATTGAGAAAATCTACAATAAAACCCAGCGAGAGAAGTTTGCCTGGGCCATTGACATGGCAGACAAAGACTTTGAGTTTTAA
- the top1b gene encoding DNA topoisomerase 1 isoform X1, with translation MSGDHGHKDSKVIDSGSRVNESHKHKDKHKDKEHRHKDHKKDREREKSKYSNSEHKEFSEKKHRDKDKVKHKDGSLERHKEKHKEKRKEEKIKSFSFDEKPKKEKENGFASPPRIKTETDGDSFYYSPKYEKSLKREHDDDDIEFKPKKIKVENEKKAKKRKQEEEDIEPKKKTKDKKTDETDGKKKAKKEPEEKWKWWEEERYTDGSKWKFLEHKGPVFAPPYEPLPSNVKFYYDGKHMKLSPQAEEVATFFAKMLDHEYTTKEVFRNNFFKDWKKEMTPEEKSKITNLSKCDFTEMSEYFKAQTEARKQMSKEEKQKIKEENERIVQEYGFCVMDNHKERIANFRIEPPGLFRGRGDHPKMGMLKRRIRPEDVIINCSKDSKHPKPPPGTKWKEVRHDNKVTWLVSWTENIQGSIKYIMLNPSSRIKGEKDWQKYETARRLKKCVDQIRAQYRDDWKSKEMRIRQRAVALYFIDKLALRAGNEKEEGETADTVGCCSLRVEHIKLYPELNGQEFVVEFDFLGKDSIRYYNTIPVEKRVFKNLQLFLENKQPEDDLFDRLNTSILNKHLQELMDGLTAKVFRTYNASITLQQQLKELTCPEDNTPAKILSYNRANRAVAILCNHQRAPPKTFEKSMQNLQSKIDAKKDQLADARRELKSAKADAKVRKDEKTKKAVETKKKAVQRIEEQLMKLEVQATDREENKQIALGTSKLNYLDPRITVAWCKKWNVTIEKIYNKTQREKFAWAIDMADKDFEF, from the exons AatctcacaaacacaaagacaagcaTAAGGACAaagaacacaggcataaagacCACAAAAAAGACCGGGAACGGGAGAaatccaaatacagtaacag TGAACACAAGGAATTCTcagaaaagaaacacagagacaaagacaaagtgaagcacaaagATGGCAGCTTGGAGAGACACAAGGAAAAGcacaaggagaagaggaaagagGAGAAG ATCAAATCATTCAGTTTTGATGAAAAACcgaagaaagagaaagaaaatggattTGCCAG cCCTCCCCgtataaaaactgaaacagatggTGATAGCTTCTACTATTCTCCCAAATACGAGAAGTCACTAAAACGGGAACATGATGACGACGA CATTGAATTTAAGCCTAAAAAAATTAAGGTGGAGAATGAGAAGAAGgcaaaaaagaggaaacaagAAGAGGAA GACATAGAGCCAAAGAAGAAGACAAAGGACAAGAAAACAGATGAAACTGATGGCAAGAAGAAGGCTAAGAAAGAGCCAGAGGAAAAGTGGAAATG GTGGGAAGAGGAGCGGTACACTGATGGCTCAAAATGGAAGTTTCTAGAACACAAAGGTCCTGTCTTTGCCCCTCCCTATGAACCACTTCCCAGCAATGTCAAGTTTTATTATGATG GGAAGCACATGAAGCTTAGCCCCCAGGCCGAGGAAGTGGCCACATTCTTTGCCAAAATGCTGGACCACGAGTACACTACCAAGGAAGTCTTCCGCAACAACTTTTTTAAGGACTGGAAGAAG GAAATGACACCAGAAGAGAAATCCAAGATAACAAACTTAAGCAAATGTGATTTTACTGAAATGAGCGAATACTTCAAGGCTCAGACAGAGGCCCGAAAACAAATGTCAAAAGAGGAGAAGCAG AAAATAAAAGAGGAGAATGAGCGGATCGTGCAGGAGTACGGCTTCTGTGTGATGGACAACCACAAGGAGCGAATTGCCAACTTCCGTATTGAGCCACCAGGCCTGTTCCGTGGCCGAGGGGACCACCCCAAGATGGGCATGCTGAAGCGACGCATCCGGCCAGAGGACGTCATCATCAACTGCAGCAA GGATTCCAAGCACCCTAAACCTCCTCCAGGCACCAAGTGGAAGGAAGTGCGACATGACAACAAAGTGACATGGCTTGTATCCTGGACAGAAAACATTCAGGGCTCCATCAAGTACATCATGCTGAACCCCAGCTCCAGGATCAAG GGAGAAAAGGACTGGCAGAAGTATGAGACAGCTAGGAGGCTAAAGAAGTGTGTGGACCAGATCCGAGCACAGTACCGTGATGATTGGAAGTCGAAAGAGATGCGAATCCGACAGAGAGCCGTAGCACTTTACTTCATCGACAAG CTGGCCCTGAGGGCAGGGAatgagaaggaggagggagaaacGGCAGACACTGTGGGCTGCTGCTCACTGCGGGTGGAGCACATTAAGCTCTACCCCGAGCTGAATGGCCAAGAGTTTGTGGTGGAGTTTGACTTCCTTGGAAAAGACTCCATCCGCTACTACAACACCATTCCTGTGGAGAAGAGG gtttttaagaatttacagttattcctGGAAAACAAGCAGCCTGAGGATGACCTTTTTGACCGCCTCAAT ACCTCTATTCTTAACAAGCACCTTCAGGAACTCATGGACGGACTGACAGCTAAAGTGTTCCGAACCTACAATGCCTCCATcaccctgcagcagcagctgaaggagcTGACCTGCC CTGAAGACAACACACCTGCAAAGATCTTGTCCTACAACCGGGCCAACCGTGCTGTGGCCATCCTGTGTAACCACCAGCGAGCCCCCCCTAAGACCTTTGAGAAATCCATGCAAAACCTGCAGAGCAAG ATAGATGCAAAGAAAGATCAGCTAGCTGATGCCAGAAGAGAACTAAAAAGTGCCAAGGCTGATGCCAAAGTACGGAAAGATGAGAAGACCAAAAA AGCTGTGGAGACCAAGAAAAAGGCTGTGCAGAGAATAGAGGAGCAGTTAATGAAGCTTGAAGTACAGGCAACCGACCGTGAGGAGAATAAGCAAATTGCTTTGGGCACCTCTAAACTCAATTATCTGGACCCCCGGATTACAGTAGCCTG GTGCAAGAAGTGGAATGTGACCATTGAGAAAATCTACAATAAAACCCAGCGAGAGAAGTTTGCCTGGGCCATTGACATGGCAGACAAAGACTTTGAGTTTTAA